GCACCGGCATTAATTCTGTTTAAAAACACCAAATTATCTTCTGTCAAAATTTCTTCTCCGCTACGTATAATTTTATCATAAATACGTGTTTCGGTTTTTATTTTTTTAATTATTTCTTTTTCTACGACTTTTATTTCTTGCGATATTTCCTTTTTAGGAGTAAAACCTTCCGAATTACTTACAAAATAAGACAAATTTTTTGACCTTAAAAAATTTTCAATTTCTTTATTCGACTCTTTCAATAAAAAATAGTAGTTTTTAATTAGCTCGTATTTGCTTTCAACTACTTTTATTAAATTTTCATAATCGTCTACTTCAAAAACTCTTATGGTCTTTTGTCTCATTTATTGATTATCCTTTTCGCCCCATTAATTACATTTGTAACATTTAGCTTAATCCATCTTGGATCCATCCATTCTATAGGATTTACAGCATAACCCTGTACATAAACTCCGAAATGGAGATGATCGCCAAACACCGCTCCTGTTGAACCGGTTCTTGCTATTACCTGGCCTCTTCTGATCTTATCACCCACTTTAACTTTAAATACCGAAGTGTGTCCATACAAGGTGTATAATCCTAATTTATGATATACAATTAATGTATTACCATATATACCAATATATTTTTCAGCAATAACTTTACCGTAATTGCTTGAATAAATTTTCGCTCTTTTTACTTTAGCAAGATCTATTCCCTTATGAATAGCATTAGAAATCTTTTCGCCTTTATAATAGTAAGTTCTCTGCTCTCCAAAATAAGCTCTTACTGCACTTCCCGGCAGTGGATTGAATCTTGCAATAGAAAAATAACTTATTTTATCTTCATATACTTTATCAGTAAGATCGTGTATTTCTTTCTCATTCATTGCTCTTACAGTTTCATTTACTTTTTTAAATATCTCAACAGGATCGTTTGGAATAGGTATATCCATTTTTTCAAGTACTCTTTTTGCAACACTATTAATAAATTTATCACTTATTTTAATTTTTGCTTTCGGATATCTGTATTTTCTCCAATAATAAGGAATATGCTCTTTTACAATATTTCCTGCCATGTCTTCCGCTACAAGTTCGGCATCAAACGTTTTTTCTTTTACAGGCCATGCAATTAAAGCAACATAATAATTTTTTTTCACAAATGGAGTTAGGTTAAATCTGTATTTTCCGTTAACCAAAATATATTTATCTTTAAGGTTTTCATCGCTTACTTTAACAACAGCAGCTGCACTTCCACCGTTTCCTATAGCATAAGAATTGTTAATTATTTCAGTCAAAGGTGCTGTAGTATCGACCTGCAATATTATACTTTTTTTTGCTTCGTTGCCCGCAAAAAAATGCCATTTTGAATTATCAACGGCAGCAATATTTATTTTTATCTGTTTTGCGTTTGTTTTCGGAAGATTGATTTTAAGTACAACTTCTTTCCCCATTGCCGGATCTGTAAGAGTAGCGAGTTCGCTTACGACTCCACCCGCAATCATAGTTACACGATAATATTTAATTCCGGACTCGTCTTTTAAAATTACTTTTAACGGTTTTTTAAGATTCGTAAATCCGTTACTTTCGATTTGAATACTCGGAGGAGTTTTTTCAAACATCGGAGAAAAATATACAAACCCAGCTGCACCAGCAATTAAAAGCAGTATTAAAATCCATAATTTCTTCATATATATCCTTTTTTCAAAATTTTACAAAACGGTAGTTAATTTGAGGTTAATGCTAAACTATCTCTTTCAAATCTTTTTTTAGCATTTCTTTTACTTTTTCAAAATCAAATTCACCTTTTATTGTTGCGCCAGCTGCTCTGATATGTCCTCCGCCACCGTGTTTTTGTGCAATTTTACTTACATCTGCATAGTTTTTACTTCTAAGAGAAATTTTTATACCTTCATCATCTTCCCTTAACATACAAGCCACTTCAACTGGAGCCAAAGCTCTTACACTGTTAACTATAGTATCCGTATCATCTTTTATAGCACCTGTAATTTCCATCATTTCTTTTGTTACTTCAACAAAAGCGACTTTACCCTCACAGCACATTTCAATGGTTTCATATGCTTTTGCAAGAAGTCTAAGGCGTGAAAGTCTGTCTCTTTGAAAAAGCATTTTTGAAACAAAATCCGGTTTTACACCGCATCT
This genomic interval from Nautilia profundicola AmH contains the following:
- the minC gene encoding septum site-determining protein MinC produces the protein MRQKTIRVFEVDDYENLIKVVESKYELIKNYYFLLKESNKEIENFLRSKNLSYFVSNSEGFTPKKEISQEIKVVEKEIIKKIKTETRIYDKIIRSGEEILTEDNLVFLNRINAGAKIKSSGNIEIFDECEGRVVCDGDYMIVKRNIKGTIIFKGADIGKIDKLTLISDNMKKVLE
- a CDS encoding M23 family metallopeptidase; translated protein: MKKLWILILLLIAGAAGFVYFSPMFEKTPPSIQIESNGFTNLKKPLKVILKDESGIKYYRVTMIAGGVVSELATLTDPAMGKEVVLKINLPKTNAKQIKINIAAVDNSKWHFFAGNEAKKSIILQVDTTAPLTEIINNSYAIGNGGSAAAVVKVSDENLKDKYILVNGKYRFNLTPFVKKNYYVALIAWPVKEKTFDAELVAEDMAGNIVKEHIPYYWRKYRYPKAKIKISDKFINSVAKRVLEKMDIPIPNDPVEIFKKVNETVRAMNEKEIHDLTDKVYEDKISYFSIARFNPLPGSAVRAYFGEQRTYYYKGEKISNAIHKGIDLAKVKRAKIYSSNYGKVIAEKYIGIYGNTLIVYHKLGLYTLYGHTSVFKVKVGDKIRRGQVIARTGSTGAVFGDHLHFGVYVQGYAVNPIEWMDPRWIKLNVTNVINGAKRIINK